From Megalops cyprinoides isolate fMegCyp1 chromosome 18, fMegCyp1.pri, whole genome shotgun sequence, one genomic window encodes:
- the clcf1 gene encoding uncharacterized protein clcf1 has translation MRHGEVRHVQLGLLLAAVVVVSDQVPDPGLSLANERTSIERTYELTKYLEHQLREIKDTYLSYLGPPFSDPDFSPPRPNTTALSLPSAATRLDLWRGLENRARLAQNHRAYSVLLEAVKELARATLCPYLQSSLLHFSAGLDGLLGSISGLMTTLGYALPPQYYALQPAGGPAPNPELLPRHYYSPPGGRERQRSREAERAAERERGPHRDFASDPKSQPDGDPPAFNPELSPGGRSKDSEEEPGEEGEMEGWGRRRRLLSVPEEAEMEGGGDGKSSAQLIDGHLHDHFATSVQLSHSGQRTRTRAVSLWQDPKQAQAPAFRAEMTKEAASNGPGREAAVPGGPAPIRVNLTQSHVAGPLQTFSVNNNNNHNGGDRLGNHLGNHLGNDLGNDLDDGRTPYMGRDLQKAEPERRGFGAREGHTLLSDLAPGSPLPLSLRTGPQLAPSPLLSALSNAPLLHAPSLNDFSRKVESFWVLRELQSWLWRSAKDFNRLKKRLRA, from the exons ATGCGACACGGAGAAG TGCGTCATGTCCAGCTGGGTCTGCTACTGGCTGCAGTGGTGGTGGTCTCTGACCAAGTCCCGGACCCGGGACTCAGCCTGGCCAATGAGAGGACTTCGATTGAGAGGACCTACGAATTGACCAAATACCTGGAGCATCAGCTAAGAGAGATTAAGGACACTTAT ctGTCCTACTTGGGCCCTCCCTTCAGCGACCCGGACTTCTCCCCGCCCCGGCCCAACACCACGGCGCTGTCTCTGCCGAGCGCGGCCACCCGCCTGGACCTGTGGCGCGGCCTGGAGAACCGGGCCCGGCTGGCGCAGAACCACAGGGCCTACAGCGTACTGCTGGAGGCGGTGAAGGAGCTGGCCAGGGCGACGCTGTGCCCCTACCTGCAGAGCTCCCTGCTGCACTTCTCCGCCGGGCTGGACGGCCTGCTGGGCTCCATCTCCGGCCTCATGACCACGCTGGGCTACGCCCTGCCCCCGCAGTATTACGCCCTGCAGCCGGCAGGGGGCCCCGCCCCCAACCCGGAGCTGCTGCCCCGTCACTACTACAGCCCTCCGGGCggaagggagaggcagaggagccGAGAGGCCGAGAgggcagcggagagagagagaggcccccACAGAGATTTCGCCTCAGACCCGAAATCTCAGCCTGACGGAGACCCCCCGGCTTTCAACCCCGAACTTAGCCctggagggag GAGCAAAGACAGCGAGGAGGAGccgggggaagagggagagatggagggatgggggaggaggaggaggctccTGAGCGTGCCAGAGGaagcagagatggagggaggaggtgaCGGGAAAAGCTCCGCGCAGCTAATTGACGGCCACCTGCACGACCACTTTGCAACATCGGTCCAGCTCAGCCACTCCGGCCAGCGCACTCGAACACGTGCCGTCTCCCTGTGGCAGGACCCGAAACAAGCCCAGGCACCGGCGTTCCGGGCGGAGATGACGAAGGAGGCGGCGTCCAACGGGCCGGGGCGAGAGGCCGCTGTCCCCGGGGGACCAGCACCAATCAGAGTCAACCTGACGCAGTCACATGTTGCGGGGCCGCTGCAGACCTTCAGcgttaacaacaacaacaaccacaacgGCGGCGACCGCCTCGGCAATCACCTCGGCAACCACCTCGGCAATGACCTCGGCAATGACCTTGACGATGGTCGCACTCCATATATGGGGAGAGACCTGCAGAAGGCAGAGCCAGAGAGgcggggg TTCGGGGCCAGGGAGGGCCACACGCTCCTCTCCGACCTGGCCCCCGGGAgccccctgcccctgtccctcAGGACGGGACCCCAGCTGGCCCCCTCGCCTCTCCTGTCGGCCCTTTCCAACGCCCCCCTGCTCCACGCCCCCTCCCTCAACGACTTCTCCAGGAAGGTGGAGAGCTTCTGGGTGCTGCGGGAGCTGCAGAGCTGGCTGTGGAGGTCCGCCAAGGACTTCAACCGCTTGAAGAAGAGGCTGAGAGCCTGA